The following are from one region of the Salvia splendens isolate huo1 chromosome 2, SspV2, whole genome shotgun sequence genome:
- the LOC121786908 gene encoding cyclin-dependent kinase C-2-like: protein MAIAAPEQLNTTEIPAWGSRSVDCFEKLEQIGEGTYGQVYMAREIKTGEIVALKKIRMDNEREGFPITAIREIKILKKLHHENVIKLKEIVTSTGPEKDEPPAPDGNKYRGGIYMVFEYMDHDLTGLADRPGMRFSVPQIKCYMRQLLTGLHYCHVNQVLHRDIKGSNLLIDNEGNLKLADFGLARSFSSDHNANLTNRVITLWYRPPELLLGTTKYGPAVDMWSVGCIFAELLNGKPVFPGKDEPEQLNKIFDICGTPSEEIWPGVSKIPWYNNFKPSRVIKRRLREHFRHFDRHALDLLDKMLTLDPSQRISAKDALDAEYFWTDPLPCDPKSLPKYESSHEFQTKKKRQQQRQHEENSKRQKLQHNQQHSRLPPIQQSGHAHAQMRAGQNPPAHGGQPQVAGVPGHHYGKPRPSAGPGRYPPGGNPSGNYNHPNRGQGSGGYGTGAYPPQGRAPPYGSSAMPGAAPRGHNYPHGAPPYGTSAAGRGSSNIMSGNRNQQYNWQQ, encoded by the exons CGGCGCCGGAGCAGCTAAACACTACAGAAATTCCTGCTTGGGGCTCTCGAAGTGTAGATTGCTTCGAGAAATTGGAGCAGATTGGCGAAGGAACTTATGG ACAAGTTTACATGGCAAGAGAAATCAAAACAGGGGAAATTGTTGCTTTGAAGAAGATACGGATGGACAATGAAAGAGAAGGG TTCCCCATAACAGCCATCCGTGagattaaaatattaaagaaactTCACCACGAGAATGTCATCAAGCTAAAAGAAATCGTCACCTCTACTG GTCCTGAGAAGGACGAGCCACCTGCACCAG ATGGTAACAAATACAGAGGTGGGATTTATATGGTCTTTGAGTACATGGACCATGATTTAACTGGTCTTGCTGATCGTCCTGGAATGAGATTCTCAGTGCCGCAGATTAAG TGCTATATGAGACAGCTTTTGACAGGGCTGCACTACTGTCATGTAAATCAAGTGCTTCACCGTGATATTAAAG GTTCAAATCTTCTGATAGACAATGAAGGAAACTTGAAACTTGCAGACTTTGGTCTTGCCCGGTCATTTTCAAGTGATCATAATGCTAACCTTACAAATCGTGTGATTACTTTGTGGTATAG GCCCCCAGAGTTGCTGCTTGGCACCACAAAGTATGGCCCTGCTGTGGATATGTGGTCAGTGGGTTGCATATTTGCTGAGCTTCTTAATGGGAAACCAGTATTTCCCGGGAAAGATGAG CCggaacaattaaataaaatattcgaCATCTGTGGCACTCCCAGCGAGGAAATCTGGCCTGGAGTCTCAAAGATTCCTTGGTATAACAATTTCAAACCAAGTAGAGTTATTAAAAGACGACTTAGAGAGCACTTCAGACA CTTTGATCGGCATGCATTGGATTTATTGGACAAGATGTTGACTCTTGATCCATCTCAG AGAATATCAGCGAAGGATGCTCTTGATGCTGAGTACTTCTGGACAGATCCGTTACCTTGTGATCCGAAAAG TTTGCCCAAGTACGAATCTTCCCACGAgttccaaacaaagaaaaagcgCCAGCAACAGCGCCAGCATGAAGAAAACTCAAAGCGCCAGAAGCTACAACACAATCAGCAGCATTCGCGACTCCCACCAATTCAACAGTCTGGGCACGCGCATGCTCAGATGCGAGCAGGTCAAAATCCACCTGCGCATGGTGGACAGCCTCAGGTAGCCGGTGTACCTGGCCATCATTATGGTAAGCCACGACCTTCAGCTGGGCCAGGAAGATACCCACCGGGTGGAAATCCTTCTGGAAACTACAACCATCCCAATCGTGGTCAAGGTAGTGGAGGTTATGGCACGGGAGCCTATCCACCTCAAGGGCGCGCTCCCCCATATGGCTCTAGCGCCATGCCCGGTGCTGCCCCTCGAGGCCATAATTACCCCCATGGTGCTCCTCCATATGGAACTTCAGCTGCAGGGCGTGGCAGCTCGAACATCATGTCTGGGAATCGCAACCAGCAATACAATTGGCAGCAATAA
- the LOC121786924 gene encoding serine carboxypeptidase 1-like, whose amino-acid sequence MHKLIAHLFSLLLSSTLCNANQQTHLLRSTRPHSFSVSDSWLQRERDAFVAPQDGLMQADKITQLPGQPHGVDFDHYAGYVTVEPQAGRALFYYFVESPTNSSTKPLVLWLNGGPGCSSFGYGAMEELGPFRVSSDGTTLFRNNYAWNNVANVIFLDSPAGVGFSYSNTTADYNNTGDTSTATDAYTFIVNWLERFPQYKTRDFYITGESYAGHYVPQLANTILLRNNNSNIPTVINLKGVAIGNALIDDASMSAGFYDHIWTHALISDEIHTKIFNSCDFANNLASDQCYDYAEKSFKELGNIDINNIYAPICLQHVLKKGSRDSLGEQVNYFDPCSDVYVKYYLNTPRVQDALHVNPTAWDFCRTFDNWTDWESSVLPTIEDLMASGLRVWLYSGDIDANVPVTTTRYAINRLKLPIETAWRPWYFENEVGGYVVGYKGLTLATVRGAGHQVPSYQPQRALLMFTSFLQGILPPSSS is encoded by the exons ATGCATAAGCTTATAGCACACCTCTTCTCCTTGCTCCTCTCCTCCACTCTTTGCAATGCCAATCAGCAGACTCATCTTTTGAGATCCACAAGACCACACAGTTTCTCTGTTTCCGATTCTTGGCTACAGCGCGAAAGAGATGCATTTGTTGCACCTCAAGATGGACTAATGCAAGCAGACAAGATCACTCAGCTGCCAGGGCAGCCTCATGGTGTGGATTTTGATCACTATGCAGGTTATGTTACAGTTGAGCCGCAGGCAGGAAGAGCgctgttttattattttgtcgAGTCTCCAACAAATTCTTCCACCAAACCTCTGGTCTTGTGGCTAAATGGAG GCCCTGGATGTTCATCTTTTGGATATGGAGCCATGGAGGAATTGGGACCTTTCAGAGTGAGCAGCGACGGCACAACTCTATTCAGAAACAACTATGCATGGAACAATG TGGCGAATGTGATCTTCTTGGATTCGCCTGCTGGTGTTGGCTTCTCGTATTCAAACACAACTGCTGACTACAACAACACTGGTGACACGAGCACTGCCACAGATGCCTACACATTTATAGTGAACTGGCTCGAGAGGTTCCCTCAGTACAAAACCCGGGATTTCTACATCACCGGGGAGAGCTACGCCGGTCATTATGTGCCTCAGTTAGCAAACACTATATTGCTCAGAAACAACAACAGCAACATTCCAACTGTTATCAATCTAAAGGGTGTTGCT ATTGGGAATGCATTGATAGATGATGCGAGCATGTCAGCAGGGTTCTATGATCATATCTGGACGCATGCCTTGATCTCAGATGAGATACACACAAAAATCTTCAATTCTTGTGATTTTGCAAATAATTTAGCTTCTGATCAGTGCTATGATTACGCGGAGAAGTCCTTTAAAGAGCTTGGGAACATTGACATCAACAACATCTATGCACCAATCTGTTTGCAACATGTGCTTAAGAAGGGCTCAAGAGATTCTTTA GGCGAACAGGTTAACTACTTCGATCCCTGCTCGGATGTGTATGTTAAGTATTACTTGAATACTCCTCGAGTCCAAGATGCTCTCCATGTGAATCCCACAGCTTGGGACTTCTGCAG AACCTTTGATAACTGGACAGACTGGGAAAGTAGTGTTTTGCCAACAATTGAGGATCTCATGGCAAGTGGGCTGAGGGTGTGGCTGTACAG TGGAGACATAGATGCGAATGTACCAGTTACAACCACAAGGTATGCAATTAACAGGCTAAAGCTTCCAATCGAGACTGCTTGGCGCCCGTGGTACTTTGAGAATGAG GTTGGAGGGTATGTGGTGGGATACAAAGGGCTGACATTAGCAACGGTGAGAGGAGCTGGTCATCAAGTCCCCAGCTACCAGCCTCAGAGGGCACTCCTCATGTTTACCTCCTTTCTTCAAGGAATTCTACCTCCATCTTCCTCATAA